In Drosophila suzukii unplaced genomic scaffold, CBGP_Dsuzu_IsoJpt1.0 scf_8, whole genome shotgun sequence, the DNA window ATCCGAATACCTCGCAGCGTACGGTATATGCCAGACTTTCGCCATGATATCCAGTTGCACGCTTTCTGCGACGGGTCCACTCACGCCTACGCAGCGGCGGTTTACATGCGTATACCCCAACCTGATTCATCGTTTTATACCACTCTCATCACTGCAAAATCCAAAATCTGTCCAACGAAACCCCTCACGATCCCGAGGACCGAGTTATGCGGCGCTGTGCTGGCAACCAAACTAACTAAATGGGTAGTAGCAAACAATTGTTGGAAAAAATCTCCGTTACATACTGGACGGACGCCACTATCGTTCTCCACTGGATCAAAGGAGATGTTACTAGATGGAAAACGTTCGTTGCCAATCGCGTTGCCTACATTCTGGACCACAGCGACTCAAACCAATGGAGACATGTTCCCACGGCAGATAATCCAGCAGACAGCGCCACGAGAGGACTATCCCCATCAGAAATCTCCATCTTTGATCTCTGGTGGCACGGACCATCATGGTTGAGGCAACACTCCAGTGAGTGGCCGGACACAGAGGTACCGAACATAAAGTTTGATGAGCAGTCCCTAGAAGCAAAATCTTTGCAAATTCGTTTGCACACCACCCAAGTAGACATTAATCTCATTGAGCGGCTTTCAACTTACACCAAACTCGTTCGAGTCATAGCATACATACTGCGCTTTTGTCACAACGCTCAATCGAAGAAAACCAGATCTTACAGTCAGCTGTCGCCAGAGGAACTGGACAATGCACTTCGCTGCGTCGTGAAAATAGTACAAGCCGAGACCTTTCAATCCGACATGCACGCGATCCTCGCAGAAAATCCTCTGCCTCCGAAGAGCACTCTAAGAAATCTCACTCCCTTTCTTGATGACGGCATCTTACGCGTTCGCGGTCGTCTCAAACATTCCAACCTTTCTTTCGATCGCAAACATCCAATCATCTTACCGCAGCGTCATTTCTTTACAGAGCTGGTAATTCAGAACTCCCATCACGCTACCCTGCATGGCGGCGCTCATCTTACTTTAGCCCACACGAGGTACAAATTCTGGATTCCAAATGGGAGACAAGCCGTCCGAACAATCCTTCGAAAATGCATCACGTGCTTCCGCGCGTCACCTAGCATCGGAAGTCAATTGATGGGCGACCTCCCGGTGCACAGAGTCAACCCACCAAACCGCCCATTCATTGCGAACGGCGTCGATTATACCGGGGCAATCGAAATCCAGGCAGCACGGCTTCGTGGGACAAGTACTTACAAAGGATACATTGCTATTTTCGTCTGCTTGGCTACGAAGGCACTTCACCTAGAAGCGGTTACCGGACTCtcgtcggaacacttcctaCTAGCACTACCGTCAAGCATCACCTGAAGAGGACTGTCGAAAGTCACAAGCAGACTTATGAGGAACTCGCAACGGTGCTTATCCGGATTGAAGCTTGCCTAAACTCTCGGCCACTTTGTCCGCTAACAGCGGATCCAGACGACTTAGAAGCTCTCACGCCGGCACATTTTCTCATTGGTGACAGCCTGCTCGCACCTGCCCATTGTCGCCCTCAAAACTCGTCGTTCCGTGAGCAATTTCTGTCTCATCAAAATTTGATCCGTCAGTTTTGGACGCAATGGAGCCGAGATTGGCTGTCCCATCTTCAAACTCGCCCAAAATGGTGTCAAGAAAAggagaattttaaaatcaacgaATTAGTACTCATGAAGGACGATCAACTGCCTCCATCGCAATGGTCGCTCGGTAGAATTACCTGGAAAGGATTCACTCGTTCGAGTTGTAACACTGAAAACAAAATCAGGCAGTCAAAAACGCTCCATCTCCAAGCTTTGTCGCCTGCCGATCTCATGCTAACATGAACCAGCTATTGCTCCCTTGGTAATCAATTGCATCCGTATGTTATTTCTCTTTCTCTTTGTCTAAGCCGCTTCGAGTACAAGGGAATTTATATCCAGAATCCTGAACAACACATGTATCACGCGGGTTTCGCATTGGCGGGCGGCATGTTCAGTCCCACGGTACTTGGTTCGTATGCACAGCTGATCGCCCTGCCAACTGAAGACGAAGGTCAGGAGATCTGGCAACCCGACAGAACGAGAGAGAAGGGCAGTGAGAACTACAAGCTTCAGCGCCCGGAACAACATTgtcttcttttattttgctgtccattgcgacccattattttgttaaagttaattaatgaAGAAGAGTGAAGTGTACACATTATAAGCTAATGAATTAAAGGCTAAACTGTTATATTTGAACTTCAGTCGTTTAATTACTTCCAAGAGCCCTTCTTACAATGACAGCCGTACAGAGCTTTTTTTGGCACGGCGTCACAACTGAACAGGTATATTTTATCAATTCACTATCCACAAACACATGAAAGTAGCCATGCTTTAAATCTTATTtcgaaaatattgttttatttactaATGTATCTAATAAATCGTCAATCAAAGGTAACGGATAATTATCTTTCACCATAGTCTTGTTAAGCTTTCGGTAATCTACACATAGTCGTAAGTCGCCTGACTTCTTTTTAACTAACACTATTGGAGATGCATACTCAGATTCACTTGGTATTCGTTCCTTCACTTAAGTATTAGTCTAATATTACCTGTAATTTTTCTTTCTCTGTGTAAGCTAAACGTCTGGGCGAACAACTGAATGGTTTTGAGTCCTCTAAtcttaatttcatttcgcaTCTGACTTCCGGTTCCTTTGGCCTTTCTTTATTTACATAACAACTTTCTACCATCCTAACAAACTGACACCTAACATTATAATTCACATGATAACCAACTTTGTATTCTACACTTTCATCcgttaaatttatattaaataattcctTTTCCACTAGATTTATTTCCGgctcaatataatttttattcgtAACTTCTTCTTCATCTCTGATTTTACtaaaaatttctttaattGTTTCCCTGCTGTCCCTAATTCCATGATTAACATcgctaaaaattgtatttttatccCTAACATTACTAACAACATCGCTAATTATttgcttttcatcactaacatcatcgctaactatctgcttttcatcactaacttcatcgctaactatctgcttttcatcactaacatcaGAAGGATTTTCAATATTCTCAACTGTAACCATTTTCAAAGTGTCAAGGTTTAAATTTAGATTACAAGCATCCATAAAATCTCGCCCCAAGATTACATCATGACTCATAGATTCGTTTGCCAcaataactaaattaaaatgtactttacttaaatttttcaaaacataacataatattttttcataagtTTTCAGGTAACTTTTGTTTAAACCATAATACGAACTTAAAACTGGTAATTTCGAAATGTCTTCTGGCACTTTggatattttaataaatgaaattggGCTTCCTGTATCTATGAGGCATTCTGCAATTAACCTGGTTTTAGAATCgtttacaaaattaatttcaacatATCTTACATATTTGTTTTCGCCCTCGTTCTTGTTCTTGTTCTTCAAGTATTTCGCAACAAAGTGTCCCATCTCACCGCACGCATAGCACGATCCTTTCTCCCGCTTTGACTTCCTGCACTCGTACGCCCAATGCTTTTTTGCATTGCAATTGAAACAACGAGTCTCCTTGCTGTCCTTGGGATCCGTTGATGTCGTCGGCCTGCCAACTCCATATAGCTTTGGCAAGCTTACATCCGCAAATGCTCTCTTTATGTGCCCAGTATCCATAAAGCATTGAATATGCGCCAGATTGCGTAGCCCTTGATTGGGGATACCTTCGATGATGCAGCTCAACATTTCATCTGCATCAATATTAATGCCCTGAGCAAGCATTATCTTGTCGTCGACATAACTCCCGAAAGTTTCGCTTTGCTTCCATTGGCGCCCTTCGAATTTGCGCCGTATCTCCAACTTCGATGATTTTTCTCCAAACGTTGAGATCAGCTCTGCCATTAGGTCATCCAACGGTAGCAACACGCGGTCTGAATTTGCGTGCAGCCACTCATAAGCTTTTCCCTTTATTCTGCTCAGCATTAGCATCTTTACGAATTTTCCTCTTATTCCATAAATGGTCGCGATATTTTGCACTTGAGTAGTCCATTTGCGGGCACACGACTCGCCTGAAAACTCACTCAATACCTGTGCTGCCATGCCCAACGAGACGTCAATGCTCTCATTAAAATTTTCCACCACCGCTTTACGTTCGCTGCTTTTTGCGTTTCTAGAATTTTCCCCAGCCTGGTTGTGCATGCCGTCTTCTGCGTAATTCTCGTTCCTTCCACCGTCTTCGTTTTGTTCGCCGCATTTTTCGTTGCTCCGTTTGCCTCTAATTCTGAGAATGCTGCCAGCCACTTCGTCATTCGCTGCACCATCTTCGCCGTTAGTTTCGCTGTCTTCTTCGATGTAGTTCTCAATGCCGCCGTCACTTTTGTCGCCGTCTTCTTCGTCGTAGCTCTGGATTCCGCCGTCTTTGCCGTTTCTTTTATCTCCGTCCTTGCCGTTACTTCTGTCGCCACCTTCTTTCTGGAAAATTCCGCCGCCGTCTTCGAAAATTTCGTCACTGCTGTCATTGCCCTTACTTTTGTCGCCGTCTTCATCATCTTTTTGTTTCGCCAGTTCATCAACTTTTCCACGAACTTCCTTTGGTACTTTATTTAACCGCAAGATCAATTCCTTTTTCGTTCC includes these proteins:
- the LOC139355090 gene encoding uncharacterized protein, whose translation is MAHLHSENDRKHLGWDDPVPSSIANKWKKFRVNLEDIIKIRIPRSVRYMPDFRHDIQLHAFCDGSTHAYAAAVYMHNPADSATRGLSPSEISIFDLWWHGPSWLRQHSSEWPDTEVPNIKFDEQSLEAKSLQIRLHTTQVDINLIERLSTYTKLVRVIAYILRFCHNAQSKKTRSYSQLSPEELDNALRCVVKIVQAETFQSDMHAILAENPLPPKSTLRNLTPFLDDGILRVRGRLKHSNLSFDRKHPIILPQRHFFTELVIQNSHHATLHGGAHLTLAHTSRFEYKGIYIQNPEQHMYHAGFALAGGMFSPTVLGSYAQLIALPTEDEGQEIWQPDRTREKGSENYKLQRPEQHCLLLFCCPLRPIILLKLINEEE